A window of Synchiropus splendidus isolate RoL2022-P1 chromosome 9, RoL_Sspl_1.0, whole genome shotgun sequence contains these coding sequences:
- the lyrm7 gene encoding complex III assembly factor LYRM7, with amino-acid sequence MGTRLKVLNVFKSLHRTRRDVFKDDDRALTAARLKINEEFRKNKNETSEENINKMIKMGTDVEMVLRQSVLQMEHVGEDTLLLRPREHHMLENVPFCDQPRKKT; translated from the exons ATGGGGACTCGGTTGAAG GTCTTGAATGTGTTCAAATCTCTGCACAGAACTCGACGAGATGTTTTCAAAGACGACGACAGAGCGCTTACTG CTGCAAGGCTAAAAATCAACGAGGAGTTCCGCAAGAATAAAAACGAAACATCAGAGGAAAACATTAATAAG ATGATTAAAATGGGCACAGATGTGGAGATGGTTCTAAGACAGTCTGTGCTTCAGATGGAGCATGTAGGGGAGGATACACTCT TGCTTCGACCCAGGGAGCACCACATGTTAGAAAACGTTCCATTCTGTGACCAGCCCAGGAAGAAGACATGA
- the hint1 gene encoding histidine triad nucleotide-binding protein 1: MADETARAQVAQPGGDTIFGKIIRKEIPADFIHEDDLCVAFRDVSPQAPTHILVVPRKPVVGLSKAEDGDAALLGHLLIVAKKCAEKAGLADGYRIVINDGPNGGQSVYHIHIHVLGGRQMQWPPG; the protein is encoded by the exons ATGGCTGACGAAACGGCCCGGGCGCAGGTGGCGCAGCCTGGCGGAGACACCATTTTTGGGAAAATCATCCGGAAAGAGATCCCGGCAGATTTCATCCATGAAGATGACCTC TGTGTAGCCTTCCGCGATGTCTCGCCTCAAGCTCCCACGCACATCCTTGTTGTCCCAAGAAAGCCGGTGGTGGGGCTCTCCAAGGCCGAGGACGGCGATGCTGcc TTGTTGGGTCACTTGCTGATCGTAGCCAAGAAGTGCGCTGAGAAGGCCGGGCTGGCTGACGGCTACAGGATCGTCATCAACGACGGTCCAAACGGAGGGCAGTCCGTGTACCATATCCATATCCATGTGCTGGGGGGACGTCAGATGCAGTGGCCTCCTGGTTAA